The following proteins come from a genomic window of Kitasatospora sp. NBC_01246:
- a CDS encoding DUF4231 domain-containing protein — MVQQDPPGGDEARLLPELFRTADQASLDGQRETLRWYRGLIGMLVIAAVVGSLPGPEHRGDSDITPLFSVVAFLVAGYFWSRLRRSNPQGRWYEARAAAESVKTLAWKYSMRARPFDGEAESAEVDRGYLLQMEDVLHAFEDPEIVPPDTTVEITPEMRRVRAESLVARRTFYLRTRVEGQRTWYRSRAEACETQAVSWGLGIAALIIIGAAAAIAQAVGALPVHVFGASSAAAAAVIAWTQLKQLRPLAAAYQLAARELENVGNQLSDLDLKAPDAEARWARLAAEAEDAVSREHTTWRARRAFPR; from the coding sequence ATGGTGCAACAGGATCCGCCCGGGGGAGACGAGGCGAGGCTGCTGCCGGAGCTGTTCCGGACGGCGGACCAGGCCTCGCTGGACGGTCAGCGCGAGACACTGCGCTGGTACCGGGGGCTGATCGGGATGCTCGTGATCGCCGCGGTGGTCGGCTCGCTGCCGGGGCCCGAGCACCGGGGGGACAGCGACATCACGCCGCTCTTCTCGGTGGTGGCGTTCCTGGTGGCCGGCTACTTCTGGTCACGGCTGCGCCGCAGCAACCCGCAGGGGCGGTGGTACGAGGCCCGGGCGGCGGCCGAGTCGGTCAAGACGCTCGCCTGGAAGTACTCGATGCGGGCCCGGCCGTTCGACGGCGAGGCGGAGTCGGCGGAGGTGGACCGCGGCTACCTGCTCCAGATGGAGGACGTGCTGCACGCCTTCGAGGACCCGGAGATCGTGCCGCCGGACACCACCGTGGAGATCACCCCGGAGATGCGCCGGGTGCGCGCCGAGAGCCTGGTCGCGCGGCGGACGTTCTACCTGCGCACCCGGGTCGAGGGGCAGCGCACCTGGTACCGCTCGCGGGCCGAGGCGTGCGAGACGCAGGCGGTCTCCTGGGGGCTGGGGATCGCCGCCCTCATCATCATCGGGGCGGCGGCGGCGATCGCGCAGGCGGTCGGCGCGCTGCCGGTGCACGTCTTCGGGGCCAGCTCGGCAGCGGCCGCCGCGGTGATCGCCTGGACCCAGCTGAAGCAGCTGCGCCCGCTGGCCGCCGCTTACCAGCTGGCCGCGCGCGAGCTGGAGAACGTCGGGAACCAGCTCTCCGACCTCGATCTGAAGGCCCCGGACGCCGAGGCCCGCTGGGCCCGGCTGGCCGCCGAGGCGGAGGACGCCGTCTCGCGCGAGCACACCACCTGGCGGGCCCGGCGCGCCTTCCCCCGGTGA